From the Coffea eugenioides isolate CCC68of chromosome 1, Ceug_1.0, whole genome shotgun sequence genome, the window AGGAAGGGGACCTTTTTACCTGGTTTTCTTGCTAGGGATATGCTTCTCGTAATAGCTACTAGGAGTTTGCGGACATCTTTAATTCGTAGTAATGATGATGATGTAATCCCTCAAGGCTTCTCCAATATACAAGCCATGCTTGTTCACATGCGAGGGATATAAGAGCTACTAGGGGTTTGCGGACATATTCGTAGTGATGATGACGATATAATACCTCAAGGCTTGCTTCTCCAATATACAAGCCATGCCTGTTCACACAAGAAAGATAGGCAGCTTCTGAATCCCAGTTGCAGTGAACGCTTTTCCTCGTATCCATGAGTTAGAGCAACTATCTTCATTTTTATGACACGGAATCCAGTAATCCTTCTGTAGTTCTTGGAGTATTTGTCGAATATCTAGTTGATTTTGCATATGATTTTTCAGGTTTCTCTCCTTGAGTTTTTTACATCGGACCATGCTCTAAATTTGCCGGCCACACATGCTTCATGCTGCCAACTGACCTAAACCCATTTATTCCATAGATTACCGACAGCCTCACAGAACCTCTTGTATGTGAATACAACACCATTGCCTCCGCACGTCACAAAGTTTCAATCTTTGCAGAGTATGCCAGGACACTAAATTTCTAACAATAACGGACCTTTGACATGCAGTCTATGTGAAGCCACCTTGAATTTATACAGCATCATTCTGAAGTTCACTAGGCTGCATATAACATGTACTGGAACTATTCCCCGGAAAACAAAAACTTAGAAACAGGACAAAGGACTTCAAATCGGATAGCTGTTCTCAAGTCTTAATAATTCATGTTAAAAACAGGAAGCTAAATCACCAGAATAGGAATAAGGAAATGTTAAACATCTCAAATAAACTATTGGCCAGTGTTACGTATGAAAATGCAAGAACTATCTTGGAACCCATAGTTCTTTTCTCATTACCACTCTAATAATCTTCTGCGACAGCAAATTTATCAATCTTCATCATCATGGTGGAACCTACAACTATGTTGACACTCCAATAGGACTAACATCCTCATATGAGACCAATCCCCTCTGCTCCCCAGGGGAGCTTGATTGAGATCTGGTAGTTTGTTGTGCTATTTTTTGTTGAGTAGCATTAGGAGATCCAGAATGAGAACCATGGCCCTTAGAGCTTGAAGTTGACACCCCCCTACTCGGATGAAAGTCATCCACTGGTGGTCCTAGGCGTGATTTAAGTCTATCACTTACTGCACCCCGTGCGTTGACGGGGCTAGGACTGCGCACAGGACTCCTGCTGCGACGCCTTTCACGGCCACGGTGAGCATCAGGGCTACGAGAGTCACTTCTACTTCGACGACTCCTCCGTTCATATCTAACAAAAAGAGATGAGAACTAACTTGAGACCTATGTATGTCTAACAGAAAGTAAGACAGCTTAACAATAGAAGAACCACCATGTCAAAAGATAAAACTACAATCGAGTTAGATATGATCCTCATGGAGCACAACTAAACAAAAACCACAACTTGGATATAACATAAAAGATGGAGGGGGAATACAAAAGGGGGTGCCGGGAAGGGAAAGAGAGGGGGTCGGTCCGGAACCCTAACGGACTCCTCCATTCATATCTACCAAAAAGAGATGAGAACTAACTTGAGACCTATGTATGTCTAACAGAAAGTAAGACAGCTTGACAATAGAAGAACCACTGTGTCAAAAGACAAAACTACAGTCAAGTTAGATATGATCTTCATGGAGCACAACTAAACAAAAAACACAACTTGGATATAACATAAAAGATATAGGTGGAATACGAGAGTGGGCCAGCACAGAACCTTGGTGGACTCCTGCCTCTTGGCGAACTTCTGTACCGCCGTGGTGGTGAGCGTTCAGAATAGCCTCTGTAGCTTGGATACCtgataaaaatgaaatcaaCCAGTTAAGAACAGTTGACACCTTTACCAATTAGACTATGAAACTACATGGCTTGGAGTTACCTATCCTGGTTCCTCGCAATATTTCTCCCACCATAGCGATAAGACCTCTGAGGTGATCTTTCAGGAGATGGGGTACGATAGCGTCTCACAAAGGAATAGCGATCAGTGAAGCCACGGCCTTTCCTAATGCGTCCAGTAGCTCCATTTGGTGAATGGCTTCTGGAGTCTTCATGCTGATTTAATGCAGCAGGTGGAGGTTTGCCATGCAGTGGACTTCTGTCCCTTAGTTGACTGGATGTCCTAAGAGTTCTACTCTCGTTATTGACCCCCTGACTCATGCCTCTTTTAGGACTCGTACTAGAACTCCTCTGACTGCTCAATTTTTGCCTTGATCTAGCACCATGTTTAGGACTGATGCACATTGCACATAGAAAAGGTTTAGATCAATCCCTAATTACAAGTCATCTCATATATCATGACAATTAACAAATAAGACAAATTTACAACCTTGATTTTCTTGAATCATCTGAATCACAATCCAGCTTAGTAGCTTTGTCAGCCTTTGCTCCTGTACTGTCACCATTATTCGAAAGTTCATTATTCTTCTGAGAAGGTTCTCTCTCTTCGTCAGATAAGTTGCCCTCTGCCATCTTCTGTTTATTATCCTTCTGCTGCCCTATTACAGGGGCTGGaactttcttctctttatttgcTGAAAGTAGAAATTAGgaaagtcaaatggtaagatgTCTTACACGCTAACACAGATGGCTGGAGAGGTAAATTAGAATGTATAGATCATTTTCTCAGTTCCAGTATCAACTTATTATGCTAATGAGTCACTTTGACCGGCAAACTCACGGCGCTTTGCAATTTCAGCATCAGAGCTTCTCCTGCTGCTGCTACTGTTGTCACTCTCTGAGCCACTAGAACTTCCTGAACTCCTGGAAAAAATCACAAAGTTTTAGAAAAGAGGACCAAAAAGGAACTTTAGAAGCATAAAATAGGATCAAAAGATACATTTAATGCAGAGAAAACCAATACCATTTCCTCTTTGATCTTTTATCCTTTTTAACTCTTCTCCTGACACTTCGTCCAGTCCCTTTTTTCTCTCCATGTCTACgcttctttctctctctcaacCTTCTCCTCTTTCTGTGCCGCCTTCCATCACTGGAAGAACTTGAAGATAAAGAATCTGATTCAGAATCAGATTCAGAATCTGTATAAGAATCAGTATCTGAAGAGTATGATTCAGAATCTGTATCAGAGCTATATGAATCAGATGAAGagtatttcctttttttcctcttcctcCAGTCTTCTGATTTACGATTTCCTTTAACACGCCCATCAGAACTGTCGTCGGGAGATACAGGTTTGGctgattttttctttcttcctggTTAAGGAAGACAACAAGCAATCAGAACAATAACAGCTAAGGGAGTGTAATGTGGTAAAGCATACAATGACCAGGATGATTTGTCTCCAGATTTTAGTATTACCTGTCTGAGTTCCAAAGGCATCATGCGTGCTGCTCTGAGATGACTCACCAGAATCTACAATCTTTACAACACCAGACGGCTTTCCATCTGCTGTCCCCACTCGTTCAACTCTCCTAATAACTTCCATTCCCTCTACAACCTTACCAAACACAACATGCTTCCTGCAATGTTCaagcaaaaaataataataataaaaacgtACAAATGACCAATTTATAGTCACAGGAAATTTTAGAGTTGGTTTATGTTGCCAGTAATGGAAATAACAAATCAGATAAGCCTCTCAGTCAACTTTGAGTATTAAATTTGCCATGCCAACATAAATCACAAAACAAATACCCATCAAGATGAGGTTGGCGCTTGAAGGTTATGAAGAACTGAGAACCATTTGCGTTTGGACCACTATTTGCCATTGAGAGAAGACCAGCCTCACTATGATCCAGTTTGAAATTTTCATCTGAGGAAAGAAACAAATTCATAAATTCCTCAAAAGGTAACCATCATCAATTAGGAAATGCTATAACATGCATAAAATTCTACCAGGAAATTTCCCTCCATAGATGCTTTCTCCTCCAGTGCCTGCAAACCATTAAAACGTCGTGCCTTACAAGTCTGGGCATGAAGATGGAAGTTAACCGAGCATCTGGATCAATTGAAAGATGAGTTCCAGGAGATAAAAGTCCATACCATTTccttttgaaaaatcaccaccCTGCAGGTACAGGAAGAAAGATGCACAAAACACAAATTTTAAAATCTTAGCAACATATGCGGTCATACTTATTCCACATAAAcacaagaagggaaaaaatatgCAAAAGCTAAAACTTATTCGTGACAATGGATAAGATGGTGGCCGCCTCTGTGTATTTCCGGTTCATGAATATAAACAACTGACGTCTAACTTATAATAAGCCATTGAACATCAACATCATATTGTAGCTTAGAAGGCCACAACTAGGATATAGAACTACAAAAATATTAATGACAGAGAAATTATGAGTGCATGCAGAAGAAAATTTGCAATGAAAAAATTGtacaaaaatgtatttattTCCAGCAAAAAGATTAATAGGCACAAAAGGCATATTCATATTTCCATCAGAAAGTCATTATGGCAGAATGAAACATCacattaaattttgaaactcAAACTTTTCAAGAGTTTCAAATTCATCAGAATCTGCGAGCCTATTGAAAATAATTGGTGAATCTGCTGTAATCCATGCCATTAATTTTCAGGTTAAAGTATGAGAAGACAGAGTCAACACAGAAAATGCAACACAAGTCAAGACAGAAACATAAGCACCTTCTCAATTGCTTATAGGGGGATGTAATGCTAtatttataagaaaaaaaaacaattttgtCCAACGGTTAGGGGTACAGGCACTATCATATTCAAAGATACATCTATGAAGCAGAAAATGAGCCTTGATGGGTGTACTAGAATAAGAAAACTCCATGAAGTCAAGATGAAAGAGTGTCATCCTTTCACGCAAAACATTTAAATACTAAGCAGTCAGCAACACCATGTCATTCTGAATGCATTGAACATTAAAATATGCATTTCAGATAACAGCTGATAGATTATGCCACATTAAAACATTAGTGAAAATGTGATGCATATCTTCTTTTAGCAAATGTACCTGTGCCATAAATCCTTTGATTATGCGATGAAAACTAGATCCCTTGTAGTGTAGAGGCTTTCCAGTTGAAGATCCAATCCCCTTTTCACCTACAGAATCACACAGTAAAATTCCCAGGCAAAGAGTGACTCCTCACAACTGACCACTATGCCTTTAGCACCAACCAttagtttagaaaattaaaaaatgactTATCACACTGAAATAAAGCTGAAAGAACATGGTACATTGACTCTACAGTTATAAGATTTGATTTAGTGAAAAAAGTCTAACAACTTAAGCAGCCAATTTTTCTAATTTAAAGAGACAATGCCATGTGAGTTCAGCTAATCACACATTCAACATGATTTGTAGAAGTATACCAGTACAAAGTGCCCGAAAATTCTCAGCCGTCTTAGGAACAACATCGGCAAACAACTACACATTTAAAAACACAACATCATCAGTATCCAAGTGAAGAATTCCCTGAATAATGCAATGTCTCAACAGGTTGTAAACTGcagaaatcaaataaagaaaattacaaaagtaTATCAAGTATGAAATCTCAAAGATCAGATTGAACCTCAATAGTAATTCGCTCTGCAGGACTCCCATCAATTGACACATCAAAGAATACAAGTGGATTCTTCTTCTTAGACATCCCTATCTCGTATTCCTCTGCAATGCTGAAATATCACCAGCTAAAATACAATTCCACAGTAACACATAATAAGTGGTACACTGTTTCTATAAATGTCTCGGCTTATTGCAAAATTGACAGTCAGTGATTAAAACTATTGAGAGAAATTAGACTTCAATCCCACCACtcccaaatcaaaaggaaataaataaatcaagagCCACAATCAGAGTCAGTTGCTGCAGAATAACATCAAATGATTCAAAACAAAGATTAGATACTCTCATTGACAAGGAATATGAACTTCCAATTCGTAATTGGGATGGACaaaatggacaaaaatttcTATACctcatatatattaaatttgCCATGAGACTCATCCTCGGATCAGGTTAAACACAAGCCGCTTATTCTAAGGAAACCAAAAAACTTAGTACTATAAGACTTTGCAAAATGATGCAAAATGTCAATATATTGTTTAATACTTTAATGGGAAATTCTGGCTTAGTCCTCTTGAAAAAGTCCATGAAGCAGCCAATTGTTGTCAGTATCTATATAATGTAACCAATATTGCAACCCAAAAGGCATATAGAACTGGTTGGTACATAAATGGGTTAATAACAGAATAACCCCtaaaataaaattctcattttgcccttaattctttcaattggatcAGTGTGGCCATCGACTTGTCGATTTTTCCCAGTTTCACACAATCAGCCTACTACAACCGCCAATCAATATGGATTTTTAATGTGAGGTGTTATATGCCCTCAGTGAAATTAATGATGTGGTgcaaaaaatgtattttcaaatgtATAAAAACGAAAGAACAGATATGTCCCGAATTAAATTCATTAGTATGCGAGCACATATGCACTCACGTACATACTTTTCTACCCACATCCAAACATGAATGCTTTTATAAAGTATTTAATTGTGAGATTTAGCAAAATGTGCACCTCATATGACAAAGACAAACGTAGTTTGTGTCTATTTGGTTGACGTTATcaggttggaaaattttgaaaagttcagGGAGCAGATTTATCCAATTTGACAATGAGAAGCGCAAGGTGAAAAAATGACTTTATGGTAGGGATACTTTGTGACTAACTATactaaaaaaaagaataaaaatactATATAAtaacaagagaaagaaacagCGCCAAGATTGAAACTTTACACAGCTAAAAACCAGTAAAACCCAGCTTTGTACGGcccaaaaccctaatttttacCAATGCTCTTTCTAGCTGATTGATTGTACCACGCCGTTACCATTCCAAAGAACAGCTCTTGCCTAAAACGATGACTACAACACCGCTAAGTTAAGGTGTGAGGAGATCTGCAAAACCCTAAACCGTAATTCTTCTCAAACGCTACATCCGACCAAAATAAAATCCTTTTCTCAGCTTTATACCTGTCAGTTTCGAATTGAACTTATCTACTGgttaaaaataattcaaaacaATTACGAGATTACCGGAAAATTATAATCCGAAAAAGTCAGAGGATTTTAACGGAAGGTACACTGTAAAGCAAAATTACACGGGAAAAAACCTGGACTCGGTATAAATCCGGTTGAGTTAATCCAGAGTGATGAAAGAAGTCGGCGGCGGGCAATCGCAGACGGTGTAGTACTTAATCAGAAGGGAGTCCAGTAAGATAAAAACTAgggatttctttttccttttttttttttattcccaAGCGGGGGATCGCGTGTGTGACAGACCAATTTATTACAATAATCAAGTGCGACTtttcaaaccaaaaaaaaaaaaaaatctgatgcGATATGCACCTATTATGGGACTCCAcgtaagggataatttcaaaacttcccctaaaatttctaacaatttcactatCATCCTCTGACGTTTGggaaattacactaacctcccttaAGATTTATGATTTGGTAAAATCAGTTCATCTCTAAAAAGGCATGATCAAAAAGTTACTTCCAAGAGATAAATAAATGTTTTATTCCACAAATGCCCTTTATAAATTCCAGTCAACGTGTATTAGCAAAAACAATTATCAGTCAAAATGTATTACAATTATGATTGTCTCAAAAAATTTCGTGATTTTCAACTAAAAGtataattattaaatattaaactAAGAACAATagaaattatttatttgattaagGGTATGTCTTTTGTGATtttaaatagaaaagaaaattcaattttACCTTTCTTCTATCTCTTTCCTCGACCACTTccataaaattattttaatacaAAAACTGGCTCTTTAGTTTCTAAACCAAGGGAGAAAATCCTTAAAAACAAacttatttttctatttttttcctcAGCGCTTCCTTTGTTCTACCCAACCTTTGTTGTAGAGAAGAATAGATGGAGCGCAGAGTATGCCCATTAATAAGGTTGTCCTCAACTGTAATGGTAATTTCCGTGATCCTTTTAGCTCGTGAGGCTACCGCAAGATCTGATCTTCCCTTGGTCGAAAGGAAGTTAAGATCATGTTGGCAGCTTCAACTGCTAATGGCCCACAATTTCATAAGTATGAGTACAACATTCGTAGGAtaataaagagagagagagagagagaggaggaacCATTTTGCTTCCATTCTTGAACTTGATGGATATTCATAAGGTCGAAAAATACTAAGGGAATAAAGGGATATTTATACATGGGAGAGAGAAGGGTATGAAGGAATGAGATCCCTTttgagtttttttcttttttctctaaattagaaaaagtattcctataaatatatatgtatgtatttatGTATCATATGTGTATCTCACAGATCTTTTATTATTAGGATTGAAAAGCCTATGAAATACAAATAATTCTATGAACAATGAAGATGGCGGTGGTCCATGTAGACAAGCAAAAGTCGCCAACAGCCTTTTGGAGATGGAAGATCAAGGGTTCAACTTTTGCCTCCCACCATATACTTGACACTTAATTGTAATTGTCACTTTCAAGTGGCTTCTTCCGAGGGCGTTTCTCGTTGGCTCCTTTCCTTCTAGATTAGATTAGAGTGCgttatacaaatgttatcgttatgacgaaaaaaaaaattgtagacAAGCAAGAGTTTCTAAACCCGCACCTCTTATTAACTTTGGCTTTGGGTGTACCCTCATCTTTTTCGTGTTATATATCTTCACTTCAGCCCAGCTTCTTTCAACTCTCAAATGTACCCTCTTATCCAGGATGTATATGTACATCGCGTGGCGTCCATGACTCCATGGGGACCTTTTTTGCAATTTTGCATGGCACCGGCCTTCTATGAACTAATTAATTAACATGGCTGCCGGAGAAAGGGAAGGCATCTTGCCTAACAACCTCATATGAGCTAGTATCTCTTATTGATTACACTAAAGATTACTGGTACATATACATCGTATTATACCCCTTAGATTGGACTTTGTTTTGTTATATGAAATTTGTCAAGCGTGAAAGAGTACAAGTAACTAACTCCTGTAGATGAGTCGCCTACCACAAAactttaaattaatttttttgttggGCTACAGGTTGGAAGATCGAATCCTCGGACTTGTAGTTAATTCAGAAGGTATTCCTTAGAGGTGATTTTGAACTTCGTAAATTTTCCTCGACATCTTTAAATCCAACCCTTTTCCTTAGGTTAGTCTCCTCTAAGTTTCCTTGGAACCCTTCATCGCTTCCCCTCTTTATTGGCGTAGGAGCTGTGTTTTAAATCGAGAATCGGCCAAGTATCCGATCCGAATCATGCTTAAAAATCGGGTAAGTAATCAAAACCCAGGTTTGATCGAAAATCGGATTTTCCGGTTCAAACagtttttttctaaaaaaaattcaaacttttttaatattatattttgacccctagattgttaaaaattattaatatacctcaaatatttcatactttatcaatattttcttaaattttggtattatttttcaattaaatccataattttaattataaacttgttaatgctcattaaataatataaattgttacttgattgttctaatttctttatattttcttgttaaatatatttaaaatatcaaatatatatgaatatacctttattaatattaacattttattaggtattttacaaataatattttaatttttaaataatttttatttatgacgtcatccgatTCAACTCCTATCGAACCCGATTGAATCCATTGATCCCTGAACTTGACCGAGCCGATACCTGAttcggttctgaaaacatagcgTAGGAGTCTATTTGTCGCAAAAAAAGTGCAAGATTTTAAGTTTTAACCTTTCTTTCTCATGGGCTAGGCAGGTATCTTTACTTTGTGGAGTGAATGAAGAGCAATTTTCTTTCCTAACATTGGAGTGCCATTTGTCGGGTGGTTGCCTTTCTCTTTCTTGCAGCCTATGCCAATTAATGGTTGTCAGCTTTACACAAAAAGCATTTCGAGCTAATTTAAATACATTGCACTGGACGAAGTAAATTATAGGACTCTGACTAATCTGTAAAAGACGAGACCCAGCTGATACTAGGAACTATAGAAATAGCAGCATTTCCATTTTGTAAAGGTTGCTAACATTTTGGCATTCTACGTTTGGATTATGATTTTctacaaaaaccaaaaaaaatctaCAAAAATGTTATCAGCTTGGCATTGATTCCCTTGGGCCTTGTTTGGTTTGAGTAGACAGAGTGTCTGCATATGCCTACAGATGCATAAATGCAGTGCCACGCCCTTTTGTTAAAAGTATCAAAAAGTAGGAAATTTTGGCGTTCTCAAGAAAAGTTCCCAAAACAGCTGGCTCGAACAGGGCatcaattttgacaaaaaacAATACATGTATACCATGGTAATTGACCTTTTATATTAGCCTGTATTCATCACATAGGCACCATGTGTATTTTTCACCAATTGAGCAATCAAATTTAGTTGTTGTAACCATAGAAGTTAAATGTTAATGTCATAATTGCagaaataattaaaaaagaataaaaaaatcaagAGCCAGAGACACCGCAGCTTCCCGTTTGCACATTAGAGTTTGGGAATGCGTGGAATTTGGCCGCTGATATATATAGGCTTCTTGTAGCCCTTGTTGACCTTTGCTTTAACCTAATTGAAAAGGCGTAATGTATTAATCCATCAATTACTCCTATTTAAAACTTCGTAACAACTTTAATCCAGCCTAGAAAAGTTGTTCCTTAACCATCGAAGAATTGCGTGATACATTTATCTGATCTGATCGTAGTTTAATTCTCATTAAATTCTTCCAATTCAGTTGAATCACCTTATAAAGTAAACTCTCTCCTCTTAAGAGTAAGAATAATAAAAGTAAGTTAAACTAGATATGcttatataaaattttttatttattagattatatgatataataaatgacaaaaatacaaATAACATTTTATTTTACTTGTGGTCAACATTGGCATGTTGTGCGAGTGAAGCTGAACCACATATCCGGGATTGTGAAATTACTTCTGCTGCGTTTATATATGCTCTCATGAACTAGTAAGACAGTAGCAGCTTTCTTGTCCCAAAGTCGGTTCATATTCGTTCCTTTGTCCCTTCAAGCCTAGTAGTCATGGGAATCTAGGCGGATTGTTCCCACCCCAGTTTCAAAACCCTCTTCCCACTATGTAATGTTACTCCTTCCAGCCCGTCAAAAGGTTCAcatctttcattctttttgtcATTTAGGTCCATCGATTGATATTCCATTTCAATCTAATAATGTACAACCCTTTCACAAGGGCGTGTATCATTCTTTCGGTTCTCAAGAAAAGCTTTGCGAAGATAATTACCATCAATGCTCAAAAATCGAGAAATTTAAACATGATAGATCACTAAAATTTGAATACTTATTTAGGT encodes:
- the LOC113761578 gene encoding peptidyl-prolyl cis-trans isomerase CYP63 isoform X2; amino-acid sequence: MANSGPNANGSQFFITFKRQPHLDGKHVVFGKVVEGMEVIRRVERVGTADGKPSGVVKIVDSGESSQSSTHDAFGTQTGRKKKSAKPVSPDDSSDGRVKGNRKSEDWRKRKKRKYSSSDSYSSDTDSESYSSDTDSYTDSESDSESDSLSSSSSSDGRRHRKRRRLRERKKRRHGEKKGTGRSVRRRVKKDKRSKRKWSSGSSSGSESDNSSSSRRSSDAEIAKRPNKEKKVPAPVIGQQKDNKQKMAEGNLSDEEREPSQKNNELSNNGDSTGAKADKATKLDCDSDDSRKSSPKHGARSRQKLSSQRSSSTSPKRGMSQGVNNESRTLRTSSQLRDRSPLHGKPPPAALNQHEDSRSHSPNGATGRIRKGRGFTDRYSFVRRYRTPSPERSPQRSYRYGGRNIARNQDRYPSYRGYSERSPPRRYRSSPRGRSPPRYERRSRRSRSDSRSPDAHRGRERRRSRSPVRSPSPVNARGAVSDRLKSRLGPPVDDFHPSRGVSTSSSKGHGSHSGSPNATQQKIAQQTTRSQSSSPGEQRGLVSYEDVSPIGVST
- the LOC113761578 gene encoding peptidyl-prolyl cis-trans isomerase CYP63 isoform X1, whose product is MSKKKNPLVFFDVSIDGSPAERITIELFADVVPKTAENFRALCTGEKGIGSSTGKPLHYKGSSFHRIIKGFMAQGGDFSKGNGTGGESIYGGKFPDENFKLDHSEAGLLSMANSGPNANGSQFFITFKRQPHLDGKHVVFGKVVEGMEVIRRVERVGTADGKPSGVVKIVDSGESSQSSTHDAFGTQTGRKKKSAKPVSPDDSSDGRVKGNRKSEDWRKRKKRKYSSSDSYSSDTDSESYSSDTDSYTDSESDSESDSLSSSSSSDGRRHRKRRRLRERKKRRHGEKKGTGRSVRRRVKKDKRSKRKWSSGSSSGSESDNSSSSRRSSDAEIAKRPNKEKKVPAPVIGQQKDNKQKMAEGNLSDEEREPSQKNNELSNNGDSTGAKADKATKLDCDSDDSRKSSPKHGARSRQKLSSQRSSSTSPKRGMSQGVNNESRTLRTSSQLRDRSPLHGKPPPAALNQHEDSRSHSPNGATGRIRKGRGFTDRYSFVRRYRTPSPERSPQRSYRYGGRNIARNQDRYPSYRGYSERSPPRRYRSSPRGRSPPRYERRSRRSRSDSRSPDAHRGRERRRSRSPVRSPSPVNARGAVSDRLKSRLGPPVDDFHPSRGVSTSSSKGHGSHSGSPNATQQKIAQQTTRSQSSSPGEQRGLVSYEDVSPIGVST